A genomic region of Mycobacterium senriense contains the following coding sequences:
- a CDS encoding amylo-alpha-1,6-glucosidase gives MTFVDGEECAAGAWASGTGPPVTGGDGDVTLLEGSTFCISAVSGDVHRDQPHGLFVADTRMLSCWRLAIDGEPVQNLSTIQEPTEPYRATFVGRAPPRRWLADSTMLVLRDRLVGDGLREDLILRNLGAEPVGVTVTLTVDTDFADLFAVKEGRVQPPHGLAVDIGTASMTFTLAGPDDTRSAQITATGDPSVTPGRFTFRIVVPERSQWSTCFAVEATTGGRRVQLRHRCGEPIDTSAPAQRLHAWRLSNPLIATGDSALDRSLEVGTRDLGSLQIEDPAQPGCPILAAGAPWFMALFGRDSLLTAWMALGLDSRLALNTLRTLARLQGTRVDPLTEEEPGRVLHEVRLGREAALTLGGGTTYYGTADATPLFVMLLAELDRWGALPEADRPALLAAADRAMAWIIEYGDADGDGYVEYRRHTDRGLVNQGWKDSFDGVNHADGHLAAPPIALCEVQGYVYAAFQARACLAEGDGDPVCAQQWRSRAARLKAAFNLAFWMPEQQAFALALDGAKHQVDAIASNMGHCLWTGIVDDDKAAAVAAHLVGPALNSGFGVRTLATEMNAYNPMSYHNGSVWPHDTAVAVAGLANYGFVQEAQQIALGLLDASEYFGGRLPELFCGFPRAEFSRPVPYPTSCSPQAWAAASSRLVLRSLLRFNPDIPHGQVQVCPMAPGRFLPVRLHNVPLAGTRISLTVDAEGGVDVCDLPPGVRLVTAQPRHSPGRASAQQHDQSH, from the coding sequence GTGACCTTCGTCGATGGGGAAGAATGCGCGGCCGGAGCTTGGGCGTCCGGAACGGGCCCGCCCGTGACCGGCGGCGACGGCGACGTCACGCTGCTGGAAGGTTCGACGTTTTGCATTTCGGCCGTATCGGGCGACGTCCATCGCGACCAGCCACACGGACTGTTCGTGGCCGACACCCGAATGCTGTCCTGCTGGCGCCTTGCCATCGACGGCGAGCCAGTGCAAAACCTGTCCACGATCCAGGAACCCACCGAACCGTACCGCGCGACTTTCGTCGGCCGGGCTCCGCCGCGTCGATGGCTGGCGGACAGCACGATGCTGGTCCTGCGCGACAGGCTGGTCGGTGACGGGTTGCGCGAGGACCTGATATTGCGCAACCTCGGCGCCGAGCCGGTGGGGGTCACCGTGACACTGACCGTCGACACGGACTTCGCGGATCTCTTCGCCGTCAAAGAGGGGAGGGTTCAGCCACCGCACGGCCTCGCCGTCGACATCGGAACGGCGTCAATGACTTTCACGCTCGCTGGTCCGGACGACACCCGCAGCGCTCAGATCACGGCCACCGGAGACCCGAGCGTCACGCCAGGCAGATTCACCTTCCGGATCGTGGTCCCAGAACGCTCCCAGTGGTCAACCTGTTTCGCCGTGGAAGCCACGACCGGCGGCAGGCGAGTTCAGCTTCGGCACCGCTGTGGCGAACCGATAGATACCAGCGCGCCCGCGCAACGGCTGCACGCATGGCGGCTGTCGAATCCACTGATAGCGACTGGCGATTCGGCGCTGGATCGTTCACTGGAGGTGGGCACCCGCGACTTGGGTTCACTCCAGATCGAAGACCCGGCACAGCCGGGCTGTCCGATCCTTGCCGCCGGTGCACCATGGTTCATGGCGCTATTCGGCCGAGATTCCCTGTTGACCGCATGGATGGCCTTGGGCCTGGACTCGCGCTTGGCGTTGAACACCTTGCGCACTCTGGCCCGGCTGCAGGGGACCCGGGTGGACCCACTGACGGAGGAGGAGCCGGGCCGCGTCCTGCATGAGGTTCGTTTGGGCAGGGAGGCGGCGTTGACGCTGGGCGGGGGAACCACCTACTACGGCACCGCTGACGCCACACCACTTTTCGTCATGCTGCTCGCGGAGCTCGATCGGTGGGGGGCCCTTCCCGAGGCTGACCGGCCCGCCCTGCTCGCCGCGGCAGACCGCGCCATGGCATGGATCATCGAGTACGGCGACGCCGATGGAGACGGTTACGTGGAGTACCGCCGACACACCGACCGCGGCTTGGTCAACCAGGGCTGGAAGGATTCCTTCGACGGCGTCAACCATGCCGACGGGCATCTGGCCGCCCCACCTATAGCGCTGTGCGAGGTGCAGGGCTATGTGTACGCAGCGTTTCAGGCCCGGGCGTGCCTCGCCGAGGGAGACGGTGACCCAGTCTGCGCCCAACAGTGGCGCAGCAGGGCGGCGCGCTTAAAAGCGGCGTTCAACTTGGCCTTCTGGATGCCCGAACAGCAGGCGTTCGCGCTTGCGCTCGACGGCGCCAAACATCAAGTCGACGCTATCGCGTCGAACATGGGGCACTGCCTGTGGACGGGGATCGTCGACGACGACAAGGCCGCCGCGGTGGCCGCGCATCTTGTTGGGCCTGCGCTGAACTCGGGCTTCGGTGTGCGGACTCTCGCCACCGAGATGAACGCCTACAACCCGATGAGCTATCACAACGGCTCCGTGTGGCCGCACGACACCGCCGTCGCCGTCGCCGGGCTCGCGAACTACGGTTTTGTCCAAGAGGCTCAACAGATTGCGTTGGGGCTTCTCGACGCTTCCGAATACTTCGGGGGTCGGCTGCCCGAGCTGTTCTGCGGCTTTCCCCGTGCCGAGTTCTCGCGTCCCGTGCCGTATCCGACGTCATGTTCGCCGCAAGCCTGGGCCGCTGCGTCCTCACGCCTGGTGCTGCGCAGCCTACTCCGCTTCAACCCCGACATTCCGCACGGCCAGGTTCAGGTGTGTCCGATGGCTCCGGGTCGGTTCTTGCCTGTGCGCCTGCACAACGTCCCCCTCGCCGGCACACGGATCAGCCTCACCGTCGACGCAGAGGGCGGCGTCGACGTGTGCGACCTCCCCCCGGGAGTCCGGCTGGTTACAGCCCAGCCCAGGCATTCGCCCGGTCGCGCTTCGGCGCAGCAGCACGATCAAAGTCACTGA
- a CDS encoding glycosyltransferase family 4 protein — translation MTQEPLKIGLLAPPWAAVPPPGYGGTESVVCQLAQGLTAAGHEVVLFATGDSTARVPIVYAMANANWDRIGHGEVELPHVMRGYEALAGCDIIHDHTLLGPAWALATGYDRVVTTCHGPFSGELRAIYRRYGKRLPVVAISHDQASHAPEIAVDRVIHHGLDPDEYPQGSGEGDYLLFLGRMTPDKGVREAVLAARAAGEPLIIAAKNREPAERAYFAEEIEPLLTDDVDVRGEVTGDAKLALLGAAKALLNPIQWAEPFGLVMIEAMACGTPVITCPNGAAPEIVDTGRTGFLCFDSADLVSAIHHVDELDRAVCRGAVIQRFSTARMIDDHLALYRQMVAR, via the coding sequence ATGACGCAGGAGCCTTTGAAGATTGGTCTGTTGGCGCCGCCATGGGCCGCCGTGCCCCCACCCGGTTATGGCGGAACCGAGTCAGTGGTGTGCCAGCTTGCGCAAGGCTTGACCGCGGCCGGACATGAGGTCGTGCTGTTTGCCACCGGTGACAGCACCGCACGGGTCCCCATCGTCTATGCCATGGCCAACGCGAACTGGGACCGCATCGGGCACGGCGAGGTGGAACTGCCCCACGTGATGCGCGGCTACGAGGCGCTTGCCGGTTGCGACATAATCCACGACCACACCCTGTTGGGGCCGGCCTGGGCCTTAGCGACCGGCTATGACCGAGTGGTCACCACCTGCCACGGCCCGTTCAGCGGTGAGCTACGGGCGATCTACCGCCGCTACGGCAAGCGGCTACCGGTCGTTGCGATCTCACACGACCAGGCTTCTCACGCGCCCGAGATCGCGGTGGATCGGGTCATTCACCACGGCCTCGACCCCGACGAATACCCGCAAGGCAGCGGCGAGGGGGACTACCTGTTGTTCCTCGGGCGGATGACGCCCGACAAGGGTGTGCGCGAGGCCGTATTGGCCGCACGGGCCGCGGGCGAGCCGCTGATCATCGCGGCCAAGAACCGAGAACCAGCCGAACGCGCATATTTCGCCGAAGAAATCGAGCCGCTGCTCACCGACGATGTCGACGTCAGGGGGGAGGTCACCGGTGACGCGAAGTTGGCGTTACTGGGTGCCGCCAAGGCCCTTCTGAATCCCATCCAATGGGCCGAACCGTTCGGGTTGGTGATGATCGAGGCGATGGCCTGCGGCACGCCGGTCATCACCTGTCCCAACGGCGCCGCACCCGAGATCGTGGATACCGGCAGGACGGGGTTCCTCTGCTTCGATTCCGCCGACCTGGTGAGCGCGATCCACCACGTCGATGAGTTGGACCGTGCTGTCTGCCGCGGCGCCGTCATCCAGCGTTTCTCCACCGCTCGGATGATCGACGACCACCTCGCCTTGTACCGGCAGATGGTCGCACGGTGA
- a CDS encoding DUF2267 domain-containing protein: MSAVLHRDVSSPARLITSAGIRLPRTMHRRSRLGTIWETETNGGKMRYEEFISSVAERSGLFAGDAVAVTRATLTTLAERISGGEARDLAAELPSPLQDALLPTEEEAEAFSFDEFIDRVAERSGRDAETAETAVDAVMATIHDAVTQAEFDDVLSQLPTEFQRLGAR; this comes from the coding sequence ATGAGTGCCGTCCTGCACCGTGACGTGAGCTCACCCGCCAGGCTGATTACCAGCGCCGGAATCCGACTCCCGAGAACGATGCACCGGCGCTCGAGGCTCGGCACGATATGGGAAACCGAAACCAATGGAGGAAAAATGCGATATGAGGAATTCATTTCGTCAGTGGCCGAGCGTAGCGGCCTGTTCGCAGGAGACGCGGTGGCGGTCACCCGCGCCACCTTGACCACCCTCGCGGAGCGCATCAGCGGTGGCGAGGCGCGCGATCTGGCCGCTGAACTGCCCTCACCGCTGCAAGATGCTTTGCTCCCAACGGAAGAAGAGGCCGAAGCGTTCAGTTTCGACGAGTTCATCGACCGAGTGGCTGAACGGAGCGGGCGTGACGCGGAGACCGCCGAGACTGCCGTGGACGCGGTGATGGCAACGATTCACGACGCGGTGACACAAGCTGAGTTCGATGACGTCTTAAGCCAGCTGCCCACGGAGTTTCAGCGGCTGGGCGCGCGATGA
- a CDS encoding PucR family transcriptional regulator, with protein sequence MNANSTIADDLEPTGPPEGLAALARINFHSLDSEGILAVAVEGAASLCTCRVEASYCTVGEEMKLCPSSQTERPELTDLLQRSSWEGRVELPRGDWGWALPLCHRDVVHGCLVIGASAEPTPHQLLLLQLLAQNAGAALACAELHQREVGRASQLAETNEVLAVAVNRLKTRTHTHELLEAALAAGEGLEGIVNALHRLTGRPVCLEDRFGNLSAWAGPGRPLEYPKPKPGRRDRFLRSLSTQACPVRSGDRLCVLIKPRAEMLGVVALIVRDDEVDEDMLFALRYCCNVLGLELSHQRTLAELHLNLRRELVDDLLAGTDEHGAYARAEALVHDLRRPHYVVVIRSGRGADSAAIAAAGRAAASLHMNYLSGRQGSLIVLLVDSHPDPDALLREVNRQLGDSASAIGIGSRCDVPADFPRSLLRARRALNVRLNSAHPRGASDYRELGFYHLVDAAHTAGVVDEYVRQWLGALMDYDAAKSSDLVHTLSHYVECGGNYDESAAALHIHRSTLRYRLGRIADLTHLDLRDVDTRFNLHAATRAWRFLNAST encoded by the coding sequence ATGAACGCCAATTCGACGATCGCTGACGATCTCGAGCCAACCGGCCCCCCGGAAGGCCTGGCGGCGCTGGCCCGGATTAACTTCCATTCGTTGGATTCCGAGGGCATCCTCGCGGTAGCTGTTGAAGGGGCTGCGTCCCTATGCACATGCCGAGTCGAGGCGAGTTACTGCACCGTCGGCGAGGAGATGAAGCTGTGTCCATCCTCTCAAACCGAGCGCCCAGAGCTGACAGACCTGCTTCAGCGATCGAGCTGGGAGGGAAGGGTCGAGCTGCCCCGGGGAGATTGGGGGTGGGCGTTGCCTCTATGCCATCGGGATGTCGTACACGGTTGCCTTGTGATCGGCGCCAGTGCCGAGCCCACACCGCATCAGCTTTTGCTGCTGCAGCTGCTCGCACAAAACGCCGGTGCCGCGCTGGCGTGCGCCGAGCTGCATCAGCGGGAAGTTGGACGCGCCAGCCAACTCGCGGAGACGAATGAGGTTCTCGCCGTCGCGGTGAACCGGCTGAAGACCCGGACGCATACGCATGAGCTGCTGGAGGCGGCGTTGGCCGCTGGCGAGGGCCTGGAAGGCATCGTCAATGCACTTCATCGATTGACGGGACGTCCGGTCTGCCTTGAAGACAGGTTCGGCAACCTCTCCGCATGGGCAGGGCCCGGACGGCCACTCGAGTACCCGAAGCCGAAGCCCGGGCGGCGCGACCGGTTCTTGCGTTCGCTCTCTACGCAGGCTTGTCCGGTGCGCTCCGGGGATCGCCTGTGCGTCCTGATAAAGCCGCGCGCGGAGATGCTCGGTGTTGTCGCGCTCATTGTCCGCGACGACGAGGTCGACGAGGACATGTTGTTCGCGCTCAGGTACTGCTGCAATGTGCTGGGCCTCGAGTTATCCCATCAACGCACCCTCGCGGAGCTGCACCTGAATCTGCGCCGCGAACTGGTCGATGACCTGCTGGCGGGCACCGACGAGCACGGGGCCTACGCCCGCGCCGAGGCGCTGGTTCATGATTTGCGCCGGCCGCACTATGTCGTGGTGATTCGCAGCGGGCGCGGCGCCGACAGCGCCGCCATCGCCGCCGCGGGCCGTGCCGCAGCCAGCCTCCACATGAACTACCTGTCGGGCCGCCAAGGAAGTCTGATCGTCTTACTCGTCGACAGTCATCCGGATCCCGATGCACTGCTCCGGGAAGTCAACAGACAGCTTGGCGACTCCGCGAGTGCAATTGGCATTGGATCGCGCTGTGATGTGCCGGCCGATTTTCCGCGGTCTTTGCTCAGAGCCCGGCGCGCGCTCAACGTCCGGCTGAACTCGGCCCATCCCCGGGGAGCGTCTGACTACCGCGAGCTGGGGTTCTACCATTTGGTCGATGCGGCGCATACCGCCGGCGTCGTCGACGAGTACGTCCGCCAATGGCTGGGGGCGCTGATGGATTACGACGCCGCGAAAAGCTCCGATCTGGTACACACCTTGAGTCACTATGTCGAGTGCGGCGGTAACTACGACGAATCGGCTGCCGCTTTGCATATTCACCGGAGCACGTTGCGGTACCGGCTCGGCCGCATCGCGGACCTGACGCATTTGGACCTTCGCGATGTTGATACTCGCTTTAACCTGCATGCCGCTACGCGAGCGTGGCGCTTCCTTAACGCGAGTACGTGA
- a CDS encoding MFS transporter produces the protein MSSEYPSAPTVSKRDRVALYAVSFFMADMEAGMGPFLGVLLQSRGWSTGTIGAVITLGAVVGMLAVTPAGALVDATSHKRACVIVVGLGAVAGAAVILTSQHFWVIAGAQAVMCISGATIAPAMIGITLGVVGQARFTGQNGRNQAFNHAGNMTGAAIAGLLGWHFGYAAVFWLAAGFAVLTVVAVLAIPAGHIDHHLARGEALATDQPRIKSLRVLLRCRPLLAVAAAVMLFHLGNAAMLPLYGLAVVAKNGNPFITVAGTVVIAQAVMVPASLAAMRIAEVRGYWPAILIAFTALPARALIASHVITSWGVIPVEVLDGVGAGILSVAVPGLVARILNGTGHINVGQGAVMAAQGLGGALSPVLAGFAAQTMGFATSFTMLGGISLGSLIIWLGSASMLRRAGDR, from the coding sequence ATGTCGAGTGAGTACCCATCGGCGCCAACGGTGTCGAAGCGAGACCGGGTCGCCCTTTATGCGGTTAGTTTCTTCATGGCCGACATGGAGGCCGGTATGGGTCCCTTCCTGGGCGTGCTACTGCAGAGCCGTGGCTGGAGCACCGGCACCATCGGCGCGGTCATCACCTTGGGCGCTGTTGTTGGCATGCTCGCTGTCACTCCGGCGGGTGCGCTGGTCGACGCCACCAGCCACAAGCGCGCCTGCGTCATCGTCGTCGGGCTTGGCGCCGTGGCGGGCGCGGCGGTCATCCTGACGTCGCAGCACTTCTGGGTGATCGCCGGGGCCCAGGCGGTGATGTGCATTTCCGGGGCAACGATCGCACCCGCGATGATCGGCATCACCCTCGGCGTCGTTGGGCAAGCAAGGTTCACGGGTCAAAACGGCCGCAACCAGGCCTTCAATCATGCCGGCAACATGACTGGAGCGGCCATCGCCGGCCTGCTGGGCTGGCATTTCGGGTACGCCGCGGTGTTCTGGCTGGCGGCAGGGTTTGCGGTCCTCACTGTCGTCGCCGTGCTGGCGATCCCGGCTGGTCACATCGACCATCACCTCGCCCGTGGGGAGGCGCTCGCCACCGACCAGCCGCGTATCAAGTCGTTGCGCGTCCTCCTCAGGTGCCGGCCGCTGCTGGCGGTAGCAGCAGCGGTGATGCTTTTCCACCTGGGCAACGCCGCGATGCTGCCGCTCTATGGGTTGGCAGTGGTGGCCAAAAACGGCAACCCGTTCATCACCGTGGCCGGTACCGTCGTCATCGCCCAGGCCGTGATGGTCCCCGCCTCGCTGGCAGCCATGAGAATCGCCGAAGTCCGTGGGTACTGGCCGGCCATCTTGATCGCGTTCACCGCGCTGCCGGCGCGCGCCCTCATTGCCAGCCATGTGATCACCAGCTGGGGTGTGATACCGGTGGAAGTCCTCGATGGCGTCGGTGCCGGCATCCTGTCAGTCGCGGTGCCGGGACTGGTAGCCCGCATACTCAACGGCACAGGCCACATCAACGTCGGTCAGGGCGCCGTGATGGCTGCGCAAGGGCTTGGTGGTGCGCTGAGTCCGGTGCTTGCCGGATTTGCTGCCCAGACAATGGGATTCGCAACCTCATTCACCATGCTCGGCGGCATTTCTCTGGGATCACTGATTATCTGGCTGGGTTCCGCCTCGATGCTGCGCCGCGCCGGCGACAGGTAG
- a CDS encoding DJ-1/PfpI family protein — protein MTECLQGLRIALLAADGVGQTELDWSGDAVRRAGAQTQLLSLRTGQIESLDEDLDPSRVYTVDRAVADASADEYEALLLLPGMVRSHQLSSHDSVVSFVGDFISLGKPVGVVCHGTWTLLEAGVARGQSLPSYLTIRSLRQTGASILDGEPPSPHALRAFYSTIVEEFARLSKQLAPASCGESADSSAWLACD, from the coding sequence ATGACCGAATGCCTCCAAGGTTTGAGGATCGCACTGCTTGCGGCGGACGGCGTCGGACAGACCGAATTGGACTGGTCGGGCGATGCGGTGCGACGAGCGGGCGCTCAGACGCAGCTGTTGTCGCTGCGAACCGGGCAGATCGAATCGCTCGATGAAGACCTCGACCCAAGCCGCGTGTACACCGTCGACCGGGCGGTGGCCGACGCGTCGGCCGACGAGTACGAGGCGTTGCTACTGCTGCCCGGGATGGTGAGATCCCACCAGCTTTCCAGCCACGACAGCGTGGTCTCATTCGTCGGTGACTTCATTAGCTTGGGGAAGCCGGTCGGGGTCGTCTGCCACGGCACCTGGACCCTGCTTGAGGCGGGTGTGGCCCGGGGCCAAAGTCTCCCGTCCTATCTGACGATCCGGTCCCTGCGACAGACCGGCGCCTCCATATTGGATGGCGAGCCGCCCTCGCCGCACGCGCTGCGCGCGTTCTACAGCACCATTGTCGAAGAATTTGCTCGCCTTTCCAAGCAGTTAGCTCCCGCGTCGTGCGGCGAGAGCGCAGATTCCAGCGCTTGGCTGGCTTGTGATTGA
- a CDS encoding Hsp20/alpha crystallin family protein has product MTLIRFDPFRELDRLADQALTGARSARTLPMEALRRGDQFIVAIDVPGSDPNDIDVTVERNVVEITAQRRPIRQEGDEVIVDERPQGEFRRQLFLGENLDPDNLSAACDRGVLTLTIPLSEASKPRKVEIGHSNGGQQAVETGSGPGETVDA; this is encoded by the coding sequence ATGACTCTAATCCGATTTGACCCTTTCCGCGAACTCGACCGACTAGCCGACCAGGCTCTGACCGGAGCGCGCTCCGCGCGAACGCTGCCGATGGAGGCGCTGCGACGCGGCGACCAATTCATCGTGGCGATCGACGTTCCGGGCAGCGACCCGAACGATATCGATGTGACCGTCGAACGCAACGTCGTCGAGATCACTGCACAGCGCCGACCCATCCGGCAGGAGGGCGACGAGGTCATCGTGGACGAAAGGCCGCAGGGTGAGTTCCGCAGGCAACTGTTCCTTGGTGAGAATCTCGATCCCGACAACCTCAGCGCCGCATGCGACCGGGGTGTGCTGACCCTGACGATCCCCCTCTCAGAGGCGAGCAAGCCACGCAAGGTCGAGATCGGGCACTCCAACGGCGGACAGCAAGCCGTTGAAACGGGTTCCGGGCCAGGCGAGACGGTTGACGCGTAG
- a CDS encoding UBP-type zinc finger domain-containing protein, whose protein sequence is MTSTHMDPDVVAINPVSPRTHKGCQECLRHGTQWVHLRLCLTCGYVGCCDSSPMRHADAHFRATDHPIVQSMESGETWRWCYVHQNYV, encoded by the coding sequence ATGACCTCGACGCACATGGATCCCGATGTCGTCGCCATCAACCCAGTGAGCCCGCGCACCCACAAGGGCTGCCAAGAATGCCTGCGGCACGGCACGCAGTGGGTGCATTTGCGGTTATGCCTCACCTGTGGATACGTCGGCTGTTGCGATTCGTCACCGATGCGCCACGCGGACGCGCACTTCCGTGCCACTGACCACCCGATTGTGCAGTCCATGGAGTCCGGAGAGACGTGGCGCTGGTGCTACGTGCATCAGAACTATGTCTAG
- the tal gene encoding transaldolase, whose product MTQAKSQNPNLAALSAAGVSVWLDDLSRDRLRTGNLQELIDTRCVTGVTTNPTIFQKALSEGHAYDEQIAELAKRGADVDAAVRTVTTDDVREACDVLRPQWEASDGVDGRVSLEVDPRLAHDPDKTILQAIELCKVVDRPNVLIKIPATRPSLPAITAVLAEGVSVNVTLIFSVERHRAVMDGYLAGLEAAKHAGHDLSKIHSVASFFVSRVDTEIDKRLEKVGTDEALALHGQAGVANARLAYAAYQEVFLGGQRFEALKVDGARVQRPLWASTGVKNPDYSDTLYVTELVAPDTVNTMPEKTIDAVADHGVITGDTVTGRAGEAQAVFDKLSAVGVDLRDVFIVLENEGVEKFEASWNELLKEMQAQLDAAAK is encoded by the coding sequence ATGACTCAAGCAAAGTCACAGAATCCCAACCTGGCGGCGCTGTCGGCCGCCGGCGTATCTGTCTGGCTGGACGACCTGTCGCGCGACCGCTTGCGCACCGGCAATTTGCAGGAGCTCATCGACACCAGGTGCGTCACCGGCGTCACCACCAACCCAACGATCTTCCAAAAGGCGTTGTCGGAAGGCCACGCGTATGACGAGCAGATCGCGGAGCTGGCCAAGCGTGGCGCCGACGTGGACGCCGCCGTCCGGACTGTTACGACCGACGACGTCCGCGAAGCCTGTGATGTGTTGCGGCCGCAGTGGGAGGCGTCCGACGGCGTCGACGGCCGGGTTTCGCTCGAGGTTGATCCGCGGCTCGCCCACGACCCCGACAAGACGATCCTGCAGGCGATCGAGCTGTGCAAGGTCGTCGACCGGCCCAACGTGCTGATCAAGATTCCCGCCACACGGCCGAGTCTGCCGGCGATCACCGCTGTTCTCGCCGAAGGCGTTTCGGTCAACGTGACGCTGATCTTCTCGGTCGAGCGCCACCGCGCGGTGATGGATGGCTATCTGGCTGGGCTAGAAGCGGCCAAGCACGCCGGCCACGATCTGTCGAAGATCCATTCCGTCGCTTCATTTTTCGTCTCGCGGGTGGACACCGAGATCGACAAGCGGCTGGAGAAGGTCGGCACCGACGAGGCGCTCGCGCTGCACGGCCAGGCCGGCGTCGCCAACGCGCGGTTGGCGTATGCCGCCTACCAGGAGGTGTTCCTCGGTGGTCAGCGATTTGAGGCGCTGAAGGTCGACGGGGCGCGGGTGCAGCGTCCGCTCTGGGCATCGACCGGGGTCAAGAACCCGGACTACTCCGACACGCTGTACGTCACGGAGCTTGTCGCGCCTGACACCGTAAACACGATGCCGGAGAAGACGATCGACGCGGTGGCCGACCACGGAGTGATTACGGGTGACACCGTCACCGGCCGGGCGGGCGAGGCGCAAGCGGTGTTCGACAAGCTCTCGGCGGTGGGGGTGGATCTGCGCGATGTGTTCATCGTGCTCGAGAACGAGGGCGTCGAAAAGTTCGAGGCGTCGTGGAACGAACTGCTGAAGGAAATGCAGGCTCAGCTGGACGCCGCGGCGAAATGA
- the zwf gene encoding glucose-6-phosphate dehydrogenase, producing the protein MTTVQSTKSTPAAAAAWVNPLRDKRDKRLPRIAGPCAMVIFGITGDLARKKLMPAVYDLANSGLLAPTFGLVGFARRDWADEDFATVVYDAVKQHARTPFRQEVWDRLAEGFRFVHGTFDDEAAFGRLAECLEKLHAERGTGGNRAFYLAIPPNGFPVVCEQLQKSGLARPREGTWSRVAIEKPFGHDLQSARELNAIVNRVFPEESVFRIDHYLGKETVQNILALRFANELYEPIWNANYVDNVQITMAEDIGLAGRAGYYDGIGAARDVIQNHLLQLLTLTTMEEPITFSARELKDEKIKILSAVRLAQPLDKTTARGQYSAGWQGSEHVLGLLDEEGFSKESTTETFAAITLEIDTRRWAGVPFFLRTGKRLARRVSEAALIFKCAPHLPFDQIMTEELSHNALVIRIQPDEGITLRFGSKVPGTAMEVRDVNMDFSYRSAFAEDSPEAYERLILDVLLGEASLFPVNEEVELSWQILDPVLDYWAAHGRPESYEPGTWGPSSAFEMLRRMGREWRRP; encoded by the coding sequence ATGACGACCGTCCAGTCGACCAAGTCCACACCGGCCGCTGCGGCCGCCTGGGTTAACCCGCTGCGGGACAAGCGCGATAAGCGGCTGCCACGTATCGCCGGTCCCTGCGCGATGGTGATCTTCGGGATCACCGGGGATCTGGCCCGCAAGAAGCTGATGCCGGCGGTCTACGACCTGGCTAATAGCGGGCTGCTGGCGCCGACATTCGGACTCGTCGGTTTCGCCCGGCGGGATTGGGCCGACGAGGATTTCGCCACTGTCGTCTACGACGCCGTTAAGCAACATGCGCGCACGCCGTTCCGGCAGGAGGTGTGGGACCGGCTGGCCGAGGGCTTCCGGTTTGTGCACGGCACGTTCGATGACGAGGCGGCGTTCGGCCGACTGGCTGAATGCCTGGAGAAGCTCCATGCGGAGCGCGGCACCGGCGGCAATCGCGCGTTCTACCTGGCGATCCCGCCGAATGGGTTTCCGGTGGTGTGCGAGCAGCTGCAGAAGTCAGGGCTGGCGCGTCCTCGGGAGGGCACCTGGAGCCGGGTGGCGATCGAGAAGCCGTTCGGCCATGACCTGCAGAGCGCCCGCGAACTCAACGCTATCGTCAACCGTGTTTTTCCAGAGGAGTCGGTGTTCCGCATCGACCACTACCTCGGTAAGGAAACAGTCCAAAACATCCTGGCGCTGCGGTTCGCCAACGAGCTGTACGAACCGATCTGGAACGCGAATTACGTTGACAACGTGCAGATCACCATGGCGGAGGACATCGGTCTCGCCGGACGCGCGGGCTATTACGACGGCATCGGCGCCGCCCGCGACGTGATCCAGAACCACCTGCTGCAGCTGCTAACGCTCACCACAATGGAAGAGCCGATCACCTTCAGTGCGCGCGAACTGAAAGATGAGAAGATCAAGATCCTCTCGGCGGTCCGGCTGGCCCAGCCGCTCGACAAGACCACGGCCCGCGGCCAGTACAGCGCTGGCTGGCAAGGCAGCGAACACGTCCTCGGCCTGCTCGATGAGGAGGGTTTTTCCAAGGAGTCCACCACCGAGACGTTCGCGGCGATCACGCTAGAGATCGACACCCGCCGCTGGGCCGGAGTGCCGTTCTTCCTGAGAACCGGAAAACGCCTGGCCCGCAGGGTGTCCGAGGCCGCGCTGATCTTCAAATGCGCACCGCATCTGCCGTTCGACCAGATCATGACCGAGGAGCTCAGCCACAACGCGTTGGTGATCCGGATCCAGCCAGACGAGGGCATCACGCTGCGGTTCGGCTCCAAGGTGCCCGGCACCGCGATGGAGGTCCGCGACGTCAACATGGACTTCTCTTACAGGTCCGCGTTCGCCGAGGACTCGCCCGAGGCGTACGAACGACTGATCCTCGACGTGCTACTCGGTGAGGCTTCGCTGTTCCCGGTCAACGAGGAGGTCGAATTGTCCTGGCAAATACTCGATCCGGTCCTCGACTACTGGGCCGCGCACGGTCGGCCCGAGTCATATGAGCCCGGCACGTGGGGCCCCTCGTCGGCGTTCGAGATGCTGCGGCGCATGGGCCGGGAATGGCGGCGGCCATGA